From one Sulfurimonas sp. HSL-3221 genomic stretch:
- the aguB gene encoding N-carbamoylputrescine amidase yields MVKVAAVQMCMGEDKEANKNRAEALVREAAAGGAQIVLLPELFEGLYFCKDMDEKYFAWAEPREGHPMIARFSALAKELGVVLPLSYFERDGERYFNSLVMIDSDGTVLENYRKTHIPSGPGYEEKFYFEPGDTGFKVWETRFGKIGVGICWDQWFPETARSLALMGAELIFYPTAIGSEPEINVDSKDHWQRVQQGHSAANTVPVIAANRIGEEAGESCTLTFYGSSFATDYTGRKIAEADRESEGVIYAEYDLSEIARQRDYWALFADRRPEMYAVLCKKP; encoded by the coding sequence ATGGTGAAAGTCGCCGCTGTTCAGATGTGCATGGGTGAGGATAAAGAGGCCAATAAGAACCGGGCGGAAGCACTGGTACGCGAAGCGGCGGCAGGGGGCGCACAGATTGTCCTGCTGCCGGAACTTTTCGAAGGGCTCTATTTCTGCAAGGATATGGACGAAAAGTATTTTGCGTGGGCCGAACCGCGGGAAGGTCACCCGATGATTGCCCGCTTTTCGGCGCTGGCGAAGGAGCTCGGCGTCGTGCTGCCGCTGAGCTATTTCGAACGCGACGGCGAGCGCTACTTCAACTCCCTGGTGATGATCGACAGCGACGGAACCGTCCTGGAGAACTACCGAAAGACCCATATCCCCTCCGGCCCGGGGTACGAGGAGAAGTTCTACTTCGAACCGGGGGATACCGGCTTCAAAGTGTGGGAGACACGTTTCGGCAAGATCGGCGTCGGCATTTGCTGGGACCAGTGGTTCCCGGAGACGGCGCGCTCGCTGGCACTCATGGGTGCCGAGCTGATCTTTTATCCCACCGCGATCGGAAGCGAACCGGAGATCAACGTCGATTCCAAGGATCACTGGCAGCGGGTCCAGCAGGGGCACAGTGCCGCCAATACCGTCCCGGTCATCGCGGCCAACCGCATCGGGGAGGAAGCCGGTGAGAGCTGTACGCTCACCTTTTACGGCTCTTCGTTCGCGACGGACTATACCGGCAGGAAGATCGCCGAGGCCGACCGTGAGAGCGAAGGGGTCATCTATGCCGAATACGACCTGAGCGAGATTGCGAGACAGCGAGACTACTGGGCGCTCTTCGCCGACAGAAGGCCGGAGATGTATGCTGTACTCTGCAAAAAACCGTAG
- a CDS encoding ComEA family DNA-binding protein, giving the protein MGFMKKTAAVLAALVISIPLFAGVNLNTATAEELSSLKGIGPATAAKIIEYRKEHRFNSIEDIMNVKGVGEKTFLKIKDDLEV; this is encoded by the coding sequence ATGGGATTCATGAAGAAAACCGCAGCGGTGCTTGCCGCGCTGGTGATCAGCATACCTCTGTTCGCGGGGGTCAACCTCAACACGGCGACGGCGGAGGAGTTGTCCAGTCTCAAGGGGATCGGCCCGGCGACGGCGGCGAAGATCATTGAGTACCGCAAAGAGCACCGCTTTAACAGCATCGAGGATATCATGAACGTCAAGGGGGTGGGCGAAAAAACCTTCCTGAAGATCAAGGATGATCTCGAGGTCTAA